The genomic segment GTGATTACAACGGGCAAAACGCGCTGTGCGGGTGTTGGCTGTGCAGCGCGGCGGGCGTCATAAATGAGTATTACCCCAGAGGTGGCGAGGATAGAAACTACCGCCGTAAGCACAAGCCACCCGCCTAAAGACCGTCGCTGCACGCTGCTGTCCTTCCCGCCAATACGTCGCTGTCACCTAATTTCGCGCATTGTAACACGACTTTAGGGGGGATGCTGTACGATCCCCTGACGATTATTGCCGTACCCTTGTTGGTTGGATTGCAACCATCTTTCTTACAAGACGGGCGAAGGCACTACATTCTGTTTGAGAAGCACGCCCGTACCCGCGCTATAGCCGATGATCAGTGGGAGTTATACGCAGTTGAACGTGTTTACCCCGTATTCATCGAAAGGGGAGGTTTGAGGGGAAAGCTCCCTCAAAAAAAATGGATTCTCCCTTCTCCCACTAGGGGAAGGTGGGCAGGGGGATGAGGGCAACCGCATAACGTCTAGATCAGTTAAGGCAGCATCTCCATGCGCCGTTGAAGATAGGGCATAAAATGCCCCTTATAGGCGGCTTGCAATTCCGGCAAACGCCAGTCCTCGCCAGTGACCTTCCCCCGACAGTTTGCCGAGCCGCAGAAACAAGGCATATAGAAATTGGGGTCGCCGTCGCTTGTGCCGTAATCGAAACAGATTTCTTCCTCCGGCGCAATATCGCGCAGGGCAACAAGGCTGATCTGCCCCCGCAATCCGGCATTGGGGCTGCACGAATGATTCACACAATCAGCAACATCATCGATCAGCCCGCTGCATAGGTGAAGGTTTTCTTCGACTTGGATCGAACGGTGGCGGGCAAATTCAGGGATGTGCTGAAGCTGTGCCGTCGTCACAATGACACCGCCCCAGGTCAGGATCAATTCACCTGTGGCAAAGGGTTCAAGGGCAATCAGCGACCAGCCAGCCTGTTCGGTAAGCCGTCGTCCGGCTTTGGGGTTGCTCCATGCAATACGCCTGGGAGCAGCGGAAAGAGGTGTCATTGGGTTTATATCTAGCCTCGTGGCAAAATCTGTCGTCCGCGTGGTGAAAATCCGTCCAGTGATCTCCCGCCAGAAACCCCCACCCGCAAGAGGAAAAGGGTAGAGAAAGGGAGTCCCGAAATCGTATCATACATTCCATTTCTGATCCAAATAATCGCCTTCCCCACAATGAATCGACTCTCAGAGTTTTCTTATCATCAAATCGCCCTAAGCCGTTTATTGTTACGCTTGTACCGAACATCCCTTCGCCTAACCCTATAGGTTTCGAGGTTTTTATGAACGTTCGCCGCTTATGGATTCTTGCTTTGACACTGTTGATCGCCCTTTACACCCTCCCCGCCGGAGCGCAAGAGGCTGGTCTTGCCCTCAGTGGGCGGTTCAGCGTTGGCTATGAGGGCTATGATCGTGTTCCCCTCGTCGTCGGTTTGATCGACGCCGCCCCTTATTTTGGGCAGACACCTTTACACCTTCCGGCAAAGGCTGACCAAGCGATTGGCACAACCAGCGGACGCGCCAGCCGGGGCGATTACACGCTGCTTGTCCCCGATGTCCTCCCCGCCACCCCCTTTGATGTGACGGGAACGGGTGCGCCGTCGGGAATCCGCATCTATGACGTGCGCTTGATGAGCGATATCGGCAAACGTGGGTACATGCTCGAAAACGAGGACAATATCGCCTCTAGCCTGACCATTAGCATAGATTTCCGCGTCGTTGGTGGAACGCTGATCGTGTTTGCCGAAGACGCCAACCAGCAGTTTCCTACAGATCGCGGCGGCGATGGCGTGCTGTTCAGCGTTGATGATCCCCGCGTCCCGCTCAGCGTTGGTTGGCAGATGGTCAATTTAGATACCACGCCGTACACCATCACCCCGCTAAAGCACGACAGTACCCTGAACCTGACAACGACGGCGCTGGCAGAGACGATTGATTACAGCCGCCTGACCTGTCCAGACCTGATTCCCACCTTTTTGGATCGCCTTGAACAGACCTACCCCTTCACCGCGCTATATGGGCTGGATTGGTCGGCATTGCGGGCGCGGTTGGTGCCTCTTTCTGCGGCGGCAGCAACCGCCCGTGATTGCGAACAGCTGATCCGCGAGATTGGAAATTTCATTCCCGATGGGCATGTCGGCTGGAGCTTGCCCACCCTTCAGGGGGAATTTGCTGGCTCGCTCGGGATGGTCTTAACGCCGCTTGATGATGGGCGGGCTGCTGTCTCTGCCCTGCGGGAAAACGGACCCGCCGCCCGCGCCGGAATGAAAATCGGGACGATCATCATTGCCTGGGACGGCGTGCCGATGGGCGAGGCATTGGCGGCGCTACCCCTGTTCACCAACAATGGCAGCACGCCCCATGCCCTAGTGCGTATCAAACTGCGCGATATTACACGGGGGACATTGGGCAGCAAAGCACAGATCACCTTTCAAAATCCCGGGGAGGCATCGCCCGTCACGGTGACACTCGAGCGGGATCGCCCTGCCGCCCTTGCCGGACGCCCGCCCATTCAGGGAAACCTTCTCCCTTCGGGCGTGGGGTATGTGCGCATCCCCAATTTTGGTGGGACGGACGAACTCCAAGCCTTTGACAAGAGCATCACGGCGCTGATTGAGAAGAATGTGCCGGGCATCATCATTGATATACGCAGCAATCCGGGCGGGTTCTCGCAAGTGTCCGATGCAATGGCAAGCCGCTTTTTCGAGACACCCTACATCATTGCTCAACAGTCATCTTTTGATGGGCGAATCGTCTATCAAAGCCAGATTGAGCCGCGTCTGCCAATTTATAAAGGGAGTGTTGTTTTGTTGGTCGATTGGCAGACCAGCAGCGCCGGGGATATTTTCGCCTACACCTTTCAATCCAGCGGGCGCGGAGTGATTGTTGGGCAAACCCCTTCCGGCGGCTTAGCGGGAACGGTCAGCGGCGGGCAGTACCTTTTGCCGAACAACGCCTTCATCCAAGTTCCCACCGGAAACTTCATTGACGAGGAAGGGAAGATCGTCGTGGAAGGGACGGGCGTTATCCCAGATGTGAAAGTCCCCCTGACGGTAGAAAGTCTGCTCAGTACAGAGGATGTTGTCTTGGTGGCGGGCGAACGCGCCCTCTTGGAACGGGCAGCCCCCTAAAGGGCTTGCCCGCAGAGCGTGGGCGACCATGTGGGGACGCCCCTACGCGGGCTGGTTCTCATCTCAGCCCGTGCGCTTTAGCGCACGGGCAGCAGCAGCCAAGTGGACTACGGCGTAGCCGTCAGGGTTGGCTTGGGCGTTACAATGGGCGTTGCAGCGCGGTAGGCGGCAAGCGTTTTGAAGCCTTCCCACTTCGATAACGTCGCCGTATCCAGCAGATCGCCAAAGGCGGCCGGATCAAAGTAAAGGGCGAGGACAATCGGATCGTTTTCATCGAGATCGCTGCTGCCATTGCCGGGCATCACCCACAACACGTTCCCCGTCTTGGGGTACACCAGCCCGATCACCGCCTCATCAGAGGAATAATCTTGCTGGACGACGGAAACGTACTCAGGATCGCCATATTTCGCCAAAATCTGCTTGACGGTGACGTTCGGGGCAATCCGAATCAAGATCGCATCGACCAACCCTGTATTGGCATTCGCCGTCACCTGACAGCACGCCTGCCCATTTGCTTTTGAGCCATCCGCCCAAGCCGCTTGGGGAGGGTTATCTTGTTTTTGTAGGTCTTTGAAACGGGTTTTATTCGCCTCTACCTTTGCCACCGCATCGGCAAAGGTCGTCTTGCCGGGGATGATTTCAGCGAAACACGGCGCAGCACACGGATCATCGGAGATCAGGCTGAGATCATCAAGGTAATCGACGGATTTTAGGGGCGGCTGTGAGCCGCAGCCAGCGAGGATCGTCCCCATGACGATCAACGCAAGAAGGATAGACAAGGTACGCATGAACACTCCAGAACTCATACAAAAAAAGGCGAGGGGGTGGTCTTCCCCTCGCCCCACAGGTCGCTACTAGAGTAACACAAATGCGCCGAAACTGTAACGGTGAATTGCCCTGAGAGGACACCGAGCAATTGGATGCGCCCCTTTCCTCGTACACAGGGAAAGGGGTGGGGGATAGAGGTTCTTCCATTCCCCCTGCGCGCCTACCGCCGCCTGCGGAGCATGACCCCTCCCACAAGCGCGAACACAAGCCCTAGCCCTAAGACGATCCACCCTCCCCCATTCGTCGGGGTGGGTTCATAGCCCGTTGCCGGAAGGCTGAGCGGCGGTGATCCCGTCCCTCCGGCGGCGGTGCTGCCGCTGCCCCCACCACCGGGCGGCGGCTCGGAGGGTCCGCCATTCAGTTCAATGCGCAGGATCGAAGGATCATGGTCGCTGACGCGGGGGCTTGCTCCCAACGCCGCCGCGAAGAATTCTGAATTTACATGGAGCGCCCGATATGCCGCCGCCCAATTCGCCGTCAGGTTTGGGCTGACGACAAACTGATCCAGAGCTTGGCTGTTCCCCTCAAAGACATAGCCATAGCGCTCTAGTTCGGGGCGATACAGGTTCATCAGTTGAAGCGGCGGGGTCGTCCCGATCAGCGTTTGCATCGGTGGGGAATATTGGAAGTCGTTCATATCCCCGCCGAGGATCACATTCGTTTGGTTGTTGCACGCCAGAATTGCGTTTACAAAGTCGCGGATGACCGCCACTTGCTGAAGGCGCTGTACCTCGCTGGTGAGCGTCGGTGGTTGGAAGCGCCCCATCAGAGGTTGATCGCCGCCTTTTGAATTCAGGTGGTTGTTTACAATGATGAATGTCTCGCCGGCAATCTCGAACTGCGCGGCAAGTGGTTTTCGGCTGCTGTTGAACGCGCTGTTTGTTGGGTCAATCCGTCCCGGGTTCAGCGTTAAGGATGGGGTAGAGGCTGTGCAGGTGATGCTGTTCGCCGTTGTCGCCGTCGCCGCGCCAATGGGCGTGAAGGTGACGCGGCTTGTGCGGTAAAGATAGCCCACGCGGATGTTTCCGTTCGGCTGTCCGCCGTCCGTGCCGTTTTGCGGGTCGATCTGCACATAGGCGTAATCGGCGGGTCCGCCCACATTGGCAATCGCTGCGATGAGGTTGGTGAAGGTCAGATCGCCGGCTGTCACACCGCCCCCTGCTGCCCCATTGTTATCCTGCATTTCTTGGAGCAAGATCACATCGGGCGAGAGCAAGTTGTTCACGATCACCCGCGCCCGATTCTCAAACTCCACCGCAGCGGCGTTGCCGGGGAGGTTTTCCACATTGAAGGTGGCGATCACATAGCGATCCCCGCCGCCCGTCAGGTCGTTCACCTGCGGCGTCAGCGTCGATGCTGTTGAGGTATAAGCATCGCGGGCGAGAAGTTCAAAATTGCCAAAGCTGTAGTCGATCACGCCCCTGATTTGCGGAATGACTGCCCCCACATGGAGCGCTGGCGTGGAGGGTCCGCCGGTGATCCCATCATCGATTTGGATGCGTTCGGGGTTGAAATCGCCCGGACGGATGGTGATCCCACCCCGCCCGTTGATCCCCGTTGCGTTTGCGGCGTTATCCCCGACAACCCACAGTTCGCCAAAGGTGTTCGTTGGACCGACAACGATGGCGTTGTTCACCTGAACAAGCATCCCCTCTAGGCTTTCGTAGAAATCCAGCCCCTCGCTCAGGACAAGCGCCGGGCGGGTTTCCACATCGCCGCTGAAGGTGCTGATTGTCCCCGCTGGAGGGATGCGCCCACCCGTTCCGATCACTGTCGGGCTGACGGTGCAAACGCCCGTGCAATCCCACGCGGTGATGGCAAGCCGCTGCACGGCATTGTTGTTCACAATCTCGGTGAGCGTCAGGTTATTAGCGTCCCCACCCGGGCGGAACTCGGTGACTGTCCCGCTGACGAGAATGGTCTCGCCAACCGTTCGCCCCGTCAGCAGGGATGACCCCCCTCCGGTGAAGACAAAGATCGCCTCGGAACTTGCCAACCCATCATCCCCGCTCAGATCAGGGTCTTGCAGGTAAAAGCCGTTGCTGCGCAGCGCCGTCACCACGCCAGGGACGTTCTGCACACCCGTCCCCGCCAGCGGCGAGAGGTGGCGCGTCCCTTGAATGGTGCGCACGCGGTTTGTCCCCGGCGCCGTGCCAATACCCAGTGTGACCCGATCATGACGGAATTTGCGCAGCTGCACCGTCGTGTAATCCCCAGAGAGCGTCCCCACCCCGTAGAAGTCGGTATCCCCGTTGTCGCTGATCAGATGGACGGTCTGCCCGCCCCAGGTGGCAATCGTCCCTGTTGGCGCTTCAACCAGCCCCTCTGGATTCTTGTTCGAGAGGTCGCTGGCGATCAGCACAGGCGCATCAGCGGCGATACCCGTCCAGGTGTAGAGCGCAAAGTTATCCGTCCCATCGGCAGCACCAGCAACAATCAGGCAGCCGCTTGCCTGACACTCGATGCTGCGGATGCCCCGCCCACCGAGGTTCAATTGGATCGGTGCGCCAAAGATGGCGCTCCCCGCCGTCCCTCCAGCCGCCGTTTGCATCGTTGTAAAGTTCGTGATCGGAACAACCAGCGCCAAATTGCGCGTTCCCACCGGGACGAGCGGCGCACGAAAACCGATGAAAGCGGCGGTGCTGCTGCCCGGCGTGAGCGACAGCCCCTCAATGTTGAAGCCGTTTGCGCCTTCGGGGATGACTCCCACCGCCGCGCTTGCCGTCAGCCCGAAAAAATTTGCCCCCAAGCCATGTCCGCTGCCGCTGTCCCACGCCAAAAGGTCTGTTTTCAGATGGTCATAGCGGGCGGTGTAGGCAAGGGTAGTCCCTGTGCCGCTCCCACTCATCGCCGCCGTGACGATGCGCGAGCGGTTGGGACGGTTTGCCCCTGTGCTGGAGTTGCTGTGCGACCCCATGAAGTAAACAGTAGTTCCGTTGATCGTCCCCCCCTCAAAATCGACTTCACGGGGAATACCCCCGCTCAGATCGGTGAGGGCGAGGCTGGCGGTCAGGTCAAACCCGCTGTACGGAAGACGCGAGACATCCCGATCATAGAGCCGGATCACCTGATCTTCGTCATCGGCAGCGAACATCAGCCCGGCGGAGACGGGAACAGCCGCCGACGCCTCCGCCGATCCTGTTGCATAACGATCCGTGAGCGTCGTCACATCGTCTTGGTTCGCCGCGTAGGTGAACGCCCCGATACTCGTGTTGTTTAGCGTATCGGTGACGGTCACGGTGATCGTCGCCACACCGCCCGCCGCGCCCGGTCCAACGTTCGGGATTAGGTCAAGCCGATAGGTTGCCGAGGTGGACGACCCCGACACAAAGATAGTGCTGAGGTTGGCATTGGGGATGATCGCCGTGTTCCCGCTGGTCGCCACGACGCTGGCAATACCATCAGGATCGCCCACCGTTATCAGAACGCCATCAACTCCGGTGAAGGTTTGTTGAACTGCCAAACTTGCGTTCGCCACCCCAGAGCGCCCATTGGAGGCAAACAAGACGCCGCTGATCGGGAAGTTTGGTCCCCCCACATGGTCAATCGCCTCGCCTGCATAGCTGGAGGGGTAGACCGACGTTCCCGTTGAGGAAAGCGCTGTTGCTGGCACAGCTCCTGTCAGCGTCCCTGCCACCCAATCTGCCGCCGTGCTGCCATTGGGGTCTGTTGTTTGCCGCCCCACATAATCAATATCGACGGTCACGGTGGTTGCTGTCCCCGTCACCGGAGCGCACGCCGCCCGACAGTAATTATGCAAGCCATAGACACGATCCGTCGCCCCGGCATCCATGATTCCGATGCTGTCGTAGACCGTCCAGCCCGACCACACCGTCCCCGTCGGAATACCATCATTCGCCGTCCCGCCGTCTGTGCCATCAATATCATTGGCAAGTGTTGGGGCGGTGCTGGTTTGAATGATGAAGAATGTCACGCTGATGTTTTCAATGTCTGTGCCGGCATCGGAGAGGAAGCCCGTTAGTCCGCCCCACCCTGTTCCCGTCGCCGGAGTGATCACCGTAGCGCTGCTGTCCACCGTCCAGGGTGAGCCGTTCTGCCGCAAGACGAGAAACCCGTTTGAGCCAGTGGTATAGCCAGCGAGGGGGATGATCGTCTGGACATCACCCGCATTCCCCCCACTGTCCCCCTCTACCCCGACGAAATAGACCCCCGCCGGAATGGTTGTGTTTGGGGCGCCGCGAACTTCAATGTATTCGTTCGGTCCGTCCGTCCCGGGTGGGTTGTACATGACCTCATTCAGGTAAAACGGACCCGGCGCTGCCGCAGCGGGTCTGGGTGGGGTGGTGAGCAGTGCCATTGAGAAGATGGCGACAATCAGGATAGCAATCAGCGCTAAACGAACAACACTGCGCCAAGCGATCCCCTTAGAAATAGAGCGGGAGAGACGAAGCATAAAATAACCCTTTCGTTGGCTTGGAGAGAGTGCGCCGGAGTAATTCAGTGCGCGTCACGGCGTGGGTGGGATGATGATCTTGGCTGCGA from the Anaerolineales bacterium genome contains:
- a CDS encoding SET domain-containing protein-lysine N-methyltransferase, which encodes MTPLSAAPRRIAWSNPKAGRRLTEQAGWSLIALEPFATGELILTWGGVIVTTAQLQHIPEFARHRSIQVEENLHLCSGLIDDVADCVNHSCSPNAGLRGQISLVALRDIAPEEEICFDYGTSDGDPNFYMPCFCGSANCRGKVTGEDWRLPELQAAYKGHFMPYLQRRMEMLP
- a CDS encoding DUF3616 domain-containing protein → MLRLSRSISKGIAWRSVVRLALIAILIVAIFSMALLTTPPRPAAAAPGPFYLNEVMYNPPGTDGPNEYIEVRGAPNTTIPAGVYFVGVEGDSGGNAGDVQTIIPLAGYTTGSNGFLVLRQNGSPWTVDSSATVITPATGTGWGGLTGFLSDAGTDIENISVTFFIIQTSTAPTLANDIDGTDGGTANDGIPTGTVWSGWTVYDSIGIMDAGATDRVYGLHNYCRAACAPVTGTATTVTVDIDYVGRQTTDPNGSTAADWVAGTLTGAVPATALSSTGTSVYPSSYAGEAIDHVGGPNFPISGVLFASNGRSGVANASLAVQQTFTGVDGVLITVGDPDGIASVVATSGNTAIIPNANLSTIFVSGSSTSATYRLDLIPNVGPGAAGGVATITVTVTDTLNNTSIGAFTYAANQDDVTTLTDRYATGSAEASAAVPVSAGLMFAADDEDQVIRLYDRDVSRLPYSGFDLTASLALTDLSGGIPREVDFEGGTINGTTVYFMGSHSNSSTGANRPNRSRIVTAAMSGSGTGTTLAYTARYDHLKTDLLAWDSGSGHGLGANFFGLTASAAVGVIPEGANGFNIEGLSLTPGSSTAAFIGFRAPLVPVGTRNLALVVPITNFTTMQTAAGGTAGSAIFGAPIQLNLGGRGIRSIECQASGCLIVAGAADGTDNFALYTWTGIAADAPVLIASDLSNKNPEGLVEAPTGTIATWGGQTVHLISDNGDTDFYGVGTLSGDYTTVQLRKFRHDRVTLGIGTAPGTNRVRTIQGTRHLSPLAGTGVQNVPGVVTALRSNGFYLQDPDLSGDDGLASSEAIFVFTGGGSSLLTGRTVGETILVSGTVTEFRPGGDANNLTLTEIVNNNAVQRLAITAWDCTGVCTVSPTVIGTGGRIPPAGTISTFSGDVETRPALVLSEGLDFYESLEGMLVQVNNAIVVGPTNTFGELWVVGDNAANATGINGRGGITIRPGDFNPERIQIDDGITGGPSTPALHVGAVIPQIRGVIDYSFGNFELLARDAYTSTASTLTPQVNDLTGGGDRYVIATFNVENLPGNAAAVEFENRARVIVNNLLSPDVILLQEMQDNNGAAGGGVTAGDLTFTNLIAAIANVGGPADYAYVQIDPQNGTDGGQPNGNIRVGYLYRTSRVTFTPIGAATATTANSITCTASTPSLTLNPGRIDPTNSAFNSSRKPLAAQFEIAGETFIIVNNHLNSKGGDQPLMGRFQPPTLTSEVQRLQQVAVIRDFVNAILACNNQTNVILGGDMNDFQYSPPMQTLIGTTPPLQLMNLYRPELERYGYVFEGNSQALDQFVVSPNLTANWAAAYRALHVNSEFFAAALGASPRVSDHDPSILRIELNGGPSEPPPGGGGSGSTAAGGTGSPPLSLPATGYEPTPTNGGGWIVLGLGLVFALVGGVMLRRRR